In a genomic window of Acropora muricata isolate sample 2 chromosome 2, ASM3666990v1, whole genome shotgun sequence:
- the LOC136892826 gene encoding uncharacterized protein, which produces MWGQNAHLIEGEEDEEETSALNKRLREAKNHAWKRWRHEYVHSLMETHRINRKTAKVPDIGEIVLIVADEKNRGEWKKGKVVRHIRGKDGVVRGLSLLHKGHHIDRPLNLICSLEIRQAVASDEEVPTAQSQPPERTRIRRQAAETAKEKIRQVIANEEDD; this is translated from the coding sequence ATGTGGGGGCAAAATGCCCACCTTATAGAGGgagaagaagatgaagaagaaacaAGTGCCCTAAACAAGCGGCTGAGGGAGGCTAAAAATCATGCTTGGAAGAGATGGAGACATGAATATGTCCACAGCCTAATGGAGACTCACCGAATCAATCGCAAGACTGCAAAGGTACCAGACATCGGAGAAATTGTATTGATAGTCGCAGACGAGAAAAATCGAGGAGAGTGGAAAAAGGGAAAGGTCGTACGACATATTCGAGGAAAAGATGGAGTTGTCCGAGGATTATCGTTGCTTCACAAGGGACACCACATTGACAGACCGCTTAACCTCATCTGCTCATTGGAAATAAGACAGGCAGTAGCGAGCGACGAAGAAGTGCCAACCGCGCAAAGCCAACCGCCTGAGCGAACGAGAATCAGAAGACAAGCAGCTGAAACAGCCAAAGAGAAGATTCGTCAAGTCATTGCGAACGAGGAAGATGACTGA